One genomic window of Trichomycterus rosablanca isolate fTriRos1 chromosome 1, fTriRos1.hap1, whole genome shotgun sequence includes the following:
- the rab8b gene encoding ras-related protein Rab-8B encodes MAKTYDYLFKLLLIGDSGVGKTCLLFRFSEDAFNTTFISTIGIDFKIRTIELNGKKIKLQIWDTAGQERFRTITTAYYRGAMGIMLVYDITSEKSFENIKNWIRNIEEHASSDVERMILGNKCDMNEKRQVSKERGEKLAIDYGIKFLETSAKTSMNVEEAFFTLARDIMSRLNRKMNDGSNGESGAPIKITEKRSKKHSLFRCTLI; translated from the exons ATGGCTAAGACATACGATTATTTGTTTAAACTGTTGCTGATAGGAGACAGCGGAGTTGGAAAGACGTGTTTGCTGTTCCGCTTCAGCGAGGACGCGTTCAACACCACCTTCATTTCTACTATCG GAATAGACTTCAAAATAAGGACTATCGAGTTAAATGGAAAGAAAATCAAACTCCAGATATG GGACACAGCAGGACAGGAGAGGTTTAGGACCATCACCACAGCGTACTACAGAGGAGCAATG GGTATTATGTTAGTGTACGATATCACTAGTGAAAAGTCCTTTGAAAACATCAAGAACTGGATTCGCAATATTGAAGAG CATGCATCATCAGATGTAGAGAGGATGATCCTGGGAAACAAATGTGACATGAATGAAAAGAGACAGGTATCCAAGGAGCGAGGAGAGAAG CTGGCAATAGACTATGGGATCAAGTTTTTAGAAACCAGCGCAAAAACCAGCATGAATGTAGAAGAGGCATTTTTCACCCTGGCCAGAGACATCATGTCTAGACTCAACAGAAAAATG AATGACGGCAGTAACGGCGAGAGTGGAGCACCCATTAAAATAACAGAGAAACGTTCAAAGAAGCACAGCTTATTCAGATGCACGCTGATATGA